A section of the Methanosarcina mazei S-6 genome encodes:
- a CDS encoding DUF3320 domain-containing protein — protein sequence MVDVVKELETLRQNLLDLSLRNNLLNYRHSSRRTISITGRTPEEVYDLFVLQEKSMKFRATKSRPRRGGKKSGNGEEDTEENENRLLKTIGKILTSEEKNKTPNSRFEPFLETPDDSETLDRKLFYVYNQANSIFEEQGYPVLYLAMGFLQWSETRSSAKCLMAPLVLVPVELKRIGKGRNFSIQWTGDEVFTSITLQARMKEFGIEIPEFEMPEDASGIREYFSTALAAIREKPEWKVLPEVCLDLFNFRKFVMYKDLDPATWPEDMSPAEHSLIQKVFNPQEPECEVQGFREEEVDLKLSAKDTYNIMDADSSQIAVVEDVKAGKDLVVEGPPGTGKSQTIANTIAELLAQGKSVLFVSEKMAALQVVKSRLDNAGLGELCLEVHSHQTRKKAVLEELEKALKREAPPAISAERDLNELEKLKQELNRYAEILREPAGKIYPSLYSLYGVKEKNRIYFESKGMKMPRFKFQDPDTWESSAWAEAESILEKMGQVLPALGPVRKNTWYGCEPGLVLPSDLGEIGAVADECAFAFENLETAIKTLNDLSATSKPQALRDISGITEAAKLIGKSKPLPEKLLQNSEWDSGAFISEAEALVSKVRQYRELKTFVDKTFHPSIFELDTSEFKELSGKLLSVFSSRYRKLKKEISACYVSGAPSKDSRILLDLACVSECRAHRAELEGAEISGKKFFSDYWKGFESDPALLEDYCKWMVPFRRHIKDGILTDRSVRLVGGGVDAASIEYAVNEVLAAKEGFILSLEKIGTFIGANFEKMFGDLEAVKLSQLKTRVTKWKDETSSLVFWSQYLGYRQACLETLASPMIDDIEAGKIEPEDMIPAFEGNYAESMLHRAFRERPELAAFIRELHEGKISKFIDLDKKVLLENRRRIVCTAYEDAPRLTSGASRASEAGILLNEFNRKRGHMPIRTLMKKAGSLIQKIKPCFLMSPLSIAQYLDPRSTRFDVIIFDEASQVRPEDAVGALLRGKQAVIMGDSKQLPPTDFFDTVVDSHENDPEDYTPAGDMESVLNVCKRSFPVKTLRWHYRSRHESLIAISNQEFYDNRLYVYPSPMQKDESLGLKFVHLPDAAYDRGRSGANRIEARAVARAVFEHFQKYPGKSLGVGTFNIKQQEAILEEIEALQKANPGVDLNSGNDRGEHFFVKNLETIQGDERDVILLSIGYGFDSNRKLSLNFGPLNREGGERRLNVLITRAREKCVVFSNFTSRDLPLDENSPFGLKALKVFLEFAESGALPAPSCGRQELDSPFEEAVSDFLAENGCEVHRQIGCAGYRLDLAVPDPLHPGRYVLGIECDGADYHSSPVARDRDRLRQQVLEGLGWKIYRVWSTDWYLHPKECREKLLEAVKEAVKRAKLKAKSDPESEAIKINEPAAWLKTAKAYEINAGPAASHILPPEGGVSEESEVNTFGAVPLAQNSSGTDIYSENILENSPFVRKVQVEFSPKKKGISKTPSENAGEEGEEEAYEEEPEESGEYGDEAGDEESYQDVFGLDNVLLASSGGDFLPEMTLKAESMANLADDNSRNRPARRTKKSKLLKFSADPRSDFETDTDESILIPEPEPEKINFFQAYPEIDFSAGPEKKRKSKKINEFAYIYGSGGYFEPEDPDEDEYPDMDWDQGPEITPETGKVAVSGEGVKARNGSAIENEMEITVSGSNPQKGQKPGPGSIHEADNPELIEHDPSGNAKNEDEKLSVKGNSLEAPVPSYRVCLSSGLPQSSDLSEISDAQLEDAIVNIVEFEGPIHSEEILQRVRSHTGLPRMLGKIRQRILDSIASAESSGKIQVRGEFCWPLYGPSDLLRRRDTESYARIEWICDEEIKEAVRFVLTSQYSTPMDDLIIQTSRVLGIKTTRKNTWDRIEKLIQSGIESNELTRTPNEMIYFVE from the coding sequence ATGGTAGACGTAGTTAAGGAACTGGAAACACTAAGGCAGAATTTACTTGATTTATCCCTTCGGAATAACCTTCTCAATTACCGACATTCCTCGAGGCGGACAATTTCAATTACGGGAAGAACTCCGGAAGAGGTCTATGACCTTTTTGTCCTTCAGGAAAAGTCGATGAAATTCCGGGCAACAAAATCCAGGCCCAGAAGAGGCGGCAAAAAATCTGGAAACGGGGAAGAAGACACTGAAGAAAATGAAAACAGGCTTCTGAAAACAATAGGAAAAATCCTTACTTCCGAAGAGAAAAATAAAACTCCAAACTCCCGTTTTGAACCGTTCCTTGAAACCCCGGATGACAGTGAGACCCTTGACAGGAAGCTTTTTTACGTCTACAACCAGGCAAATTCCATTTTTGAAGAACAGGGCTATCCTGTGCTTTACCTTGCAATGGGATTTTTGCAGTGGAGCGAAACCAGGTCTTCAGCAAAGTGCCTGATGGCTCCCCTTGTCCTTGTCCCTGTTGAACTCAAAAGGATAGGAAAAGGCAGGAATTTCAGTATTCAGTGGACAGGGGATGAGGTTTTCACATCGATTACCCTTCAGGCCAGGATGAAAGAGTTCGGGATAGAGATCCCTGAATTCGAGATGCCTGAAGACGCTTCAGGGATACGGGAGTACTTCAGTACGGCGCTTGCAGCAATCCGCGAAAAACCTGAATGGAAGGTACTTCCGGAAGTCTGCCTTGACCTTTTTAACTTCAGAAAATTCGTCATGTATAAGGATCTTGACCCTGCGACCTGGCCTGAGGACATGTCCCCTGCAGAGCACTCTCTTATTCAAAAAGTCTTCAATCCCCAGGAACCCGAATGTGAGGTCCAGGGCTTTCGAGAAGAGGAAGTTGACCTTAAACTTTCGGCAAAAGATACCTACAATATAATGGATGCCGACTCTTCCCAGATAGCAGTCGTTGAGGATGTTAAAGCCGGAAAAGATCTTGTTGTTGAGGGACCTCCGGGTACGGGAAAGTCGCAGACAATTGCAAACACGATTGCAGAACTGCTTGCTCAGGGTAAAAGTGTACTCTTTGTGAGTGAAAAGATGGCTGCACTTCAGGTAGTAAAGAGCAGGCTCGATAATGCAGGTCTTGGAGAGCTCTGCCTTGAGGTCCACAGCCACCAGACAAGGAAAAAAGCCGTTCTGGAGGAGCTGGAAAAAGCCCTTAAAAGGGAAGCGCCTCCTGCTATCAGTGCTGAAAGAGATCTTAACGAGCTTGAAAAACTTAAACAGGAACTCAACAGGTATGCAGAAATTCTCAGGGAGCCTGCAGGGAAAATCTATCCAAGCCTGTACTCTCTTTACGGTGTAAAGGAGAAGAACAGGATTTACTTTGAGTCAAAAGGGATGAAAATGCCCCGCTTTAAGTTTCAGGACCCTGATACATGGGAAAGTTCAGCGTGGGCAGAAGCCGAGTCTATTCTGGAAAAAATGGGGCAGGTTCTCCCGGCCCTGGGTCCGGTAAGGAAAAATACCTGGTATGGGTGTGAGCCCGGGCTTGTGCTGCCTTCTGACCTTGGGGAGATCGGGGCTGTTGCAGATGAATGCGCTTTTGCTTTTGAAAACCTTGAAACGGCAATAAAGACCCTCAATGACCTTTCCGCAACCTCAAAGCCTCAGGCTCTCAGGGATATTTCCGGCATAACCGAAGCTGCAAAGCTTATCGGCAAATCAAAACCCCTGCCTGAAAAGTTGCTCCAGAACTCGGAATGGGACTCCGGGGCTTTTATCTCCGAAGCCGAAGCGCTGGTCTCAAAGGTCAGGCAGTACAGGGAACTGAAAACCTTTGTGGACAAAACTTTTCATCCCTCTATTTTCGAGCTTGATACATCCGAATTTAAGGAACTTTCCGGCAAACTGCTCAGTGTTTTCAGCTCCAGGTACAGGAAGCTGAAAAAGGAGATTTCAGCCTGCTATGTCTCAGGGGCACCCTCAAAAGACAGCAGAATCCTTCTCGACCTTGCCTGTGTTTCCGAGTGCAGGGCACACAGGGCTGAGCTTGAAGGAGCTGAAATAAGCGGAAAGAAATTCTTTTCGGATTACTGGAAGGGCTTTGAGAGCGACCCTGCCCTTCTGGAAGACTACTGTAAGTGGATGGTTCCTTTCCGAAGACATATCAAAGACGGCATTCTTACCGACAGGTCAGTCAGGCTTGTAGGGGGCGGAGTTGACGCTGCATCCATAGAATATGCAGTAAACGAGGTCCTGGCAGCAAAGGAGGGTTTTATACTTTCCCTTGAAAAAATAGGGACATTCATTGGTGCAAATTTTGAAAAAATGTTTGGCGACCTCGAGGCTGTAAAACTCAGCCAATTAAAGACCCGTGTGACTAAATGGAAAGACGAAACTTCTTCCCTTGTTTTCTGGAGCCAGTACCTGGGATACAGGCAGGCATGCCTTGAAACGCTTGCTTCTCCCATGATCGATGACATAGAAGCAGGAAAAATAGAGCCTGAAGATATGATCCCTGCTTTTGAAGGCAACTATGCCGAAAGCATGCTCCACAGGGCTTTCAGGGAGAGACCTGAACTTGCTGCTTTTATCCGTGAACTGCATGAAGGCAAGATAAGTAAGTTCATAGATCTTGACAAAAAAGTCCTGCTTGAAAACAGGAGGAGGATTGTCTGCACTGCTTATGAAGACGCTCCAAGGCTGACTTCAGGAGCGTCCAGGGCTTCAGAAGCTGGAATTCTGCTTAACGAATTCAACCGCAAACGCGGGCATATGCCTATCCGTACCCTCATGAAAAAGGCAGGAAGCCTTATACAGAAAATAAAGCCCTGCTTCCTCATGAGCCCGCTTTCAATTGCACAGTACCTTGACCCCAGAAGCACAAGGTTCGATGTCATCATTTTTGACGAGGCAAGCCAGGTCAGGCCCGAGGATGCTGTCGGTGCTCTCCTGCGCGGAAAACAGGCAGTGATAATGGGCGACTCAAAGCAGCTTCCTCCAACTGACTTCTTTGATACTGTTGTCGATTCTCACGAAAATGACCCTGAGGATTATACACCAGCAGGCGATATGGAAAGCGTACTGAACGTCTGCAAGCGCAGCTTCCCGGTAAAGACTCTGCGCTGGCATTACAGGAGCAGGCACGAGTCCCTGATTGCAATCTCGAACCAGGAATTTTATGATAACCGCCTTTACGTTTATCCCTCCCCCATGCAGAAGGATGAAAGCCTGGGGCTGAAATTCGTTCACCTTCCGGACGCAGCCTATGACAGGGGCAGGAGCGGGGCAAACAGGATAGAAGCAAGAGCTGTTGCCAGGGCAGTGTTCGAGCATTTCCAGAAGTACCCCGGAAAGAGTCTCGGGGTAGGGACTTTCAATATTAAGCAGCAGGAAGCTATCCTGGAAGAGATAGAAGCCCTGCAGAAAGCAAACCCCGGAGTTGACCTTAACTCTGGAAACGATAGGGGTGAACACTTCTTCGTAAAAAACCTCGAAACCATCCAGGGTGATGAAAGGGATGTAATCCTGCTGAGTATTGGTTACGGCTTTGACAGCAACAGAAAACTTTCCCTCAACTTCGGCCCTCTCAACCGTGAAGGAGGAGAACGGCGCCTTAATGTGCTTATAACGAGGGCAAGGGAAAAATGCGTTGTGTTTTCAAACTTCACTTCAAGAGACCTGCCCCTCGACGAAAATTCACCTTTCGGGCTGAAAGCCCTCAAAGTCTTCCTTGAATTTGCCGAGAGCGGCGCACTTCCAGCTCCTTCGTGCGGCAGGCAGGAACTGGATTCTCCTTTCGAAGAAGCGGTCTCGGATTTTCTTGCTGAAAACGGGTGTGAAGTCCACAGGCAGATCGGGTGTGCAGGATACAGGCTCGACCTTGCAGTCCCTGACCCCCTGCACCCCGGCAGGTATGTGCTCGGGATAGAATGCGACGGGGCAGACTACCACTCCTCTCCTGTTGCAAGGGACCGCGACCGCCTTCGCCAGCAGGTCCTCGAAGGTCTGGGCTGGAAGATCTACAGGGTCTGGTCTACGGACTGGTACCTCCACCCAAAAGAGTGCAGGGAAAAATTGCTTGAGGCTGTAAAAGAAGCTGTTAAGCGGGCAAAGCTAAAGGCAAAATCCGATCCTGAATCTGAAGCTATAAAAATAAATGAGCCCGCAGCCTGGTTAAAAACCGCAAAAGCTTATGAGATAAATGCAGGTCCTGCTGCCAGCCATATTTTACCTCCGGAAGGCGGCGTCTCTGAAGAATCGGAAGTGAATACCTTCGGGGCTGTGCCTCTGGCACAAAATTCCTCCGGGACGGATATTTATTCCGAAAACATTCTGGAAAATTCACCTTTCGTCAGGAAAGTTCAGGTAGAATTTTCACCTAAAAAGAAAGGCATCTCAAAAACTCCTTCTGAAAATGCAGGCGAAGAGGGGGAAGAAGAAGCATATGAAGAGGAACCTGAAGAAAGCGGGGAATACGGAGACGAAGCAGGAGATGAAGAGTCCTATCAGGATGTTTTCGGGCTTGACAACGTGCTTTTGGCTTCTTCAGGGGGAGACTTCCTTCCGGAAATGACTTTAAAAGCCGAATCAATGGCTAACCTGGCCGATGATAACTCCAGAAACAGACCTGCAAGAAGGACAAAGAAATCAAAGCTTCTTAAATTCAGTGCTGACCCGCGCTCGGATTTCGAAACAGATACGGATGAATCCATCCTTATTCCTGAGCCTGAACCTGAAAAAATAAACTTTTTCCAGGCTTACCCTGAGATAGATTTCAGTGCAGGTCCGGAAAAGAAGCGAAAAAGTAAAAAAATTAACGAATTTGCTTACATTTACGGCTCCGGAGGCTACTTTGAACCTGAAGACCCTGATGAGGATGAGTATCCAGATATGGACTGGGATCAGGGGCCTGAAATAACACCTGAGACCGGAAAAGTGGCTGTAAGCGGGGAAGGGGTTAAAGCCAGAAACGGTTCTGCTATTGAAAATGAAATGGAAATAACTGTATCAGGCAGTAATCCACAGAAAGGACAGAAACCCGGGCCCGGCTCAATACATGAAGCTGACAACCCGGAATTAATCGAACATGATCCTTCCGGGAATGCGAAAAACGAGGATGAAAAGCTGTCCGTAAAAGGGAATTCTCTTGAAGCTCCTGTGCCTTCCTACAGGGTATGCCTTTCCTCCGGACTTCCGCAGTCATCAGACCTTTCTGAAATTTCTGATGCACAGCTCGAAGACGCGATTGTAAATATTGTGGAATTCGAGGGTCCCATTCATTCTGAGGAGATACTCCAGAGGGTAAGGTCTCATACAGGACTTCCCCGAATGCTCGGCAAAATCAGGCAGAGAATACTTGACTCCATAGCATCTGCCGAAAGCTCGGGAAAAATCCAGGTAAGAGGAGAATTTTGCTGGCCTCTCTATGGACCTTCTGACCTTCTGCGCAGGCGGGACACCGAATCATATGCGAGGATTGAATGGATCTGCGACGAAGAAATAAAAGAGGCTGTCCGCTTCGTCCTTACAAGCCAGTATTCAACACCTATGGACGACCTTATTATTCAGACTTCAAGGGTGCTCGGGATTAAAACAACCCGCAAAAATACCTGGGACAGGATAGAGAAACTTATTCAGTCCGGAATAGAAAGCAATGAACTGACACGCACTCCAAATGAAATGATTTATTTTGTAGAGTAA
- a CDS encoding DMT family transporter: MGLLSGFFYACIIMTSRYLRNEYSGLEQLFLSTGVTLVILLPFMLQVSYSSLLENLPVLLFLGVMITSIGSILYFTGLKHVKAQNASIISLLEPVSAIFFAYLILHDPVSTSTLIGCVLILASSLLMSFEEGSKN; encoded by the coding sequence ATGGGGCTTCTTTCCGGCTTTTTCTATGCCTGCATAATCATGACCTCACGCTATCTCAGGAATGAATACTCAGGGCTTGAACAGCTTTTTCTCTCAACAGGCGTAACTCTCGTAATTCTTCTTCCCTTCATGTTGCAGGTATCTTACTCATCCCTGCTTGAAAACCTGCCTGTCCTACTCTTTCTGGGGGTAATGATAACCTCTATCGGCTCAATTCTCTATTTCACAGGACTTAAGCATGTAAAAGCCCAGAATGCGAGCATAATCTCCCTGCTTGAGCCTGTAAGTGCCATCTTTTTTGCCTACCTGATTTTACATGATCCTGTTTCTACGAGTACTCTGATCGGCTGCGTCCTTATTCTTGCAAGCTCTCTTCTTATGAGCTTTGAGGAAGGGAGTAAAAACTGA
- a CDS encoding NosD domain-containing protein — protein sequence MASAKEIIVDDDYGADFISIQEAVNNSVTGDIIIVRSGTYTENVLVDVTGITIRSESNNGSVQVKPLNESTGTLLITADNITVSGLNITGASKDSYKNAIFTYGDMNNVTGNTVENGSIFLGSCTLENLTGILYGEMNNVTGNIIENGSIFLGPEISDNLIAENKISNGEEGVHISCCGINNTVSGNTISNCSTGIYEYDQGANIHNNRITDCDYGISLSFASGGIDNNVILNCNTGIFLREACYVDIINNTIASCAECGIFDQENNNGKRIYNNYFNSSLNIRFGAGEGENTWNSSLASGTNIAGGPYTGGNFWAKPDGTGFSQICVDLDWDGIGDLPYNIYEDEFDYLPLVSRSGPQNSVTPSANFTASVTNGIAPLVVEFTDLSKSAVAWNWDFDSDGIPDSTKQNPVYVYRNQGNYTVNLTASNGLTASSKTADISVEKRVAPTWPFVYMTGGLNTLRTVSVIDIRTGIVITKVKTGKHPSGIAVTPDGKTAYVTNSWDNNVSVIDTATNTVIDSVKVGSYPCGVAVSPDGTEAYVTNCGSNNVSVIDTGANTVTATVPVGNWPEGIAVTPDGKKAYVANSGNITAPEDTVSVINTINDTVTDTIPAGRHPCGVAVTPDGKKVYVANTYGGTVSVVDAATDTVTATVDTGNSPFEVAVNPAGTIAYVANEGGTVSVIDISNDTVIATVDVAGGRLEGLAITPDGKKVYVAHYGSSDNSTLSVIDALNNTNTVTSSVDVEVYPGKIAIIPEP from the coding sequence ATGGCATCAGCAAAGGAAATTATAGTAGATGATGACTATGGAGCTGATTTCATATCAATTCAGGAAGCTGTGAATAATTCTGTAACAGGGGACATAATAATAGTAAGATCTGGCACTTATACTGAAAATGTTCTTGTTGATGTAACAGGGATAACTATCAGGTCAGAATCAAACAATGGATCTGTGCAGGTAAAACCGCTGAATGAAAGTACAGGTACCCTTTTGATAACAGCTGATAATATAACGGTCAGCGGTTTGAATATAACGGGAGCCAGCAAGGATTCTTATAAAAATGCGATTTTTACTTATGGCGATATGAATAATGTGACAGGTAACACCGTCGAAAACGGTTCTATTTTTCTGGGATCCTGCACACTGGAGAATTTAACGGGCATCCTGTACGGTGAAATGAATAATGTGACAGGCAATATTATCGAAAACGGTTCTATTTTTCTGGGACCCGAGATCTCAGACAATTTAATAGCCGAAAATAAAATTTCTAACGGCGAAGAAGGTGTACATATTTCCTGCTGTGGAATAAATAATACAGTATCAGGAAATACGATCTCAAATTGTTCCACTGGCATCTATGAATATGATCAGGGAGCGAATATCCACAATAACAGGATTACTGATTGCGATTATGGGATCAGCCTTTCGTTTGCAAGCGGAGGAATTGACAATAATGTAATATTAAATTGTAATACAGGGATTTTTTTAAGAGAAGCCTGTTATGTCGACATAATTAACAATACAATTGCATCCTGTGCAGAATGCGGAATTTTTGATCAGGAAAACAACAATGGAAAACGGATCTACAATAATTATTTTAACAGCAGTCTGAACATCAGGTTCGGAGCTGGAGAAGGGGAAAATACCTGGAACAGTTCACTTGCTTCAGGCACTAATATTGCCGGAGGCCCTTACACTGGTGGCAACTTCTGGGCAAAGCCGGATGGGACCGGTTTCTCCCAGATATGCGTGGACCTGGACTGGGATGGAATCGGGGACCTGCCTTATAATATCTATGAGGACGAATTTGACTATTTACCTCTTGTATCCCGGTCCGGCCCTCAAAATTCAGTTACCCCATCTGCTAACTTTACAGCCAGCGTCACTAACGGCATCGCACCCCTTGTTGTCGAGTTTACAGATCTTTCAAAGAGCGCAGTTGCGTGGAACTGGGACTTCGATAGTGATGGGATACCGGATTCCACAAAACAAAATCCTGTATATGTGTACAGAAATCAGGGAAATTATACGGTTAATTTAACAGCCAGCAATGGACTTACTGCCAGTTCCAAAACTGCTGACATAAGCGTTGAAAAAAGAGTTGCACCCACATGGCCATTTGTATACATGACAGGTGGATTAAACACTTTAAGGACTGTTTCCGTAATTGACATAAGAACAGGAATAGTTATAACCAAAGTGAAAACAGGAAAACACCCTTCAGGAATCGCAGTCACACCTGACGGAAAAACGGCATATGTGACAAATTCCTGGGATAATAATGTCTCGGTAATTGATACTGCAACAAACACTGTTATAGATAGTGTGAAAGTGGGATCTTATCCATGTGGAGTTGCAGTCAGTCCTGATGGAACAGAAGCATATGTGACCAATTGTGGCAGCAATAATGTCTCTGTGATCGATACCGGCGCAAACACTGTTACAGCTACTGTGCCTGTTGGAAACTGGCCAGAAGGGATTGCAGTGACCCCGGATGGAAAAAAGGCATATGTGGCGAACTCTGGCAATATTACTGCCCCTGAAGATACTGTTTCTGTAATTAATACAATAAATGATACGGTTACAGATACGATACCTGCAGGCAGGCACCCGTGTGGAGTTGCGGTTACTCCGGATGGAAAAAAGGTATATGTGGCGAACACATATGGCGGAACTGTTTCCGTAGTTGATGCAGCTACAGACACGGTTACAGCCACTGTGGACACTGGTAATTCTCCTTTTGAAGTTGCAGTTAATCCGGCAGGAACAATAGCATATGTGGCTAACGAGGGCGGTACTGTCTCTGTAATTGATATATCAAACGATACCGTCATAGCTACGGTGGATGTGGCAGGAGGCAGGCTCGAAGGACTTGCAATAACCCCGGATGGAAAAAAGGTATATGTGGCACACTACGGCAGTTCTGATAACAGCACTCTCTCCGTAATTGATGCCTTAAACAATACTAATACTGTTACATCCTCTGTGGATGTCGAGGTTTATCCCGGGAAAATTGCGATCATTCCAGAGCCATAA
- the tatC gene encoding Sec-independent protein translocase TatC, whose amino-acid sequence MSEAIENLSAILVTLRNKLLVIAAVLLTGVVVSFNFTGPLIERMKIDLLPEGAKLVYVSPLEVMMLQLKLSIIIGLLITLPIIAFYAYRAISRRYSIKIPVSIGKGQFFFLSISVVIMFILGVAYSYFLMLPLFLKFLYLDAESSGVTATYSIFKFISFIATTTAIFGLVFELPIVLTFLTRNGFVKYSTLVTYRKHIYVLAMFVAALVTPGADVFSQMMVAVPMVIFFEISMVIVRVIGVKNKVSKTDSSLS is encoded by the coding sequence ATGTCTGAAGCTATTGAAAACTTAAGCGCAATCCTGGTGACCCTGAGAAATAAATTGCTTGTGATAGCCGCAGTTCTTCTCACAGGCGTTGTTGTCTCTTTCAATTTTACAGGTCCCCTGATCGAGAGAATGAAAATCGACCTCCTGCCGGAAGGTGCAAAGCTGGTTTACGTGTCTCCTCTGGAGGTCATGATGCTTCAGCTTAAGCTCTCTATAATAATAGGACTGCTAATTACCCTGCCAATTATTGCCTTCTATGCTTACAGGGCGATTTCAAGAAGGTACTCAATAAAAATTCCAGTATCTATTGGAAAAGGCCAGTTCTTTTTCCTGAGCATATCGGTAGTAATAATGTTTATCCTGGGGGTTGCATACTCTTATTTCCTCATGCTGCCTCTCTTCCTTAAATTCCTTTACCTGGATGCAGAAAGCTCAGGAGTGACTGCAACTTATTCGATCTTCAAGTTCATTTCATTTATAGCAACGACCACAGCCATTTTTGGCCTGGTATTTGAACTCCCTATAGTGCTCACCTTCCTTACACGAAACGGGTTTGTAAAATACAGCACTCTTGTGACCTATCGCAAGCATATTTATGTCCTTGCAATGTTTGTTGCAGCCCTTGTTACTCCCGGGGCAGACGTATTCAGCCAGATGATGGTTGCCGTGCCCATGGTAATCTTCTTTGAGATCAGCATGGTAATTGTAAGGGTAATCGGAGTGAAAAATAAGGTTTCAAAGACCGACTCCTCCTTATCATAA
- the tatC gene encoding twin-arginine translocase subunit TatC, translating into MDSQQTGNVAPSTNASGKNSYASGVPGDVEEPVMAHLFELRDRLAIVLIWLVVGIIISFPFSARGMLLLWKEFIGPGMIMSAYSPLEWTLARLKLCLIFALAISIPLFFYELYRFAAKGLYPNERRFFIKVIPASFLLFMLGTAIGYFLVLPVMFRYILFYSGDMATAQLSVQNTVSAVTTILAGFGVVFQLPLLVVFAVKMGLVQYQTLKKQRILVYSAILAFSLFITPDPTFIAQIVVAILLAVLFEFSLLLVRLF; encoded by the coding sequence ATGGACTCACAGCAGACAGGCAACGTTGCCCCTTCCACAAACGCATCCGGAAAGAATTCATATGCGTCCGGTGTGCCCGGGGATGTCGAAGAACCCGTCATGGCACACCTGTTTGAGCTCAGGGACCGTCTGGCAATCGTTTTAATCTGGCTGGTTGTGGGAATAATTATTTCTTTCCCGTTTTCGGCAAGGGGAATGCTGCTTCTCTGGAAAGAGTTTATAGGCCCGGGCATGATCATGTCAGCGTATTCTCCTCTTGAATGGACTCTCGCCCGCCTCAAGCTCTGCCTGATCTTTGCTCTTGCAATTTCAATTCCGTTATTCTTTTATGAGCTTTACAGGTTTGCAGCTAAAGGGCTTTATCCGAATGAAAGGCGCTTTTTCATAAAGGTGATCCCGGCATCTTTCCTGCTTTTCATGCTGGGGACAGCAATAGGCTACTTCCTTGTCCTGCCTGTGATGTTCAGGTATATCCTATTCTATTCGGGAGACATGGCCACAGCCCAGCTTTCCGTCCAGAATACCGTCTCAGCAGTTACCACCATCCTGGCGGGTTTCGGGGTTGTGTTCCAGCTTCCCCTACTTGTGGTCTTTGCGGTAAAAATGGGACTTGTACAGTACCAGACCCTGAAAAAACAGAGGATTCTTGTCTACAGTGCAATACTGGCTTTCTCCCTGTTCATTACCCCTGACCCTACTTTCATTGCCCAGATTGTTGTGGCGATTTTGCTGGCAGTCCTCTTTGAGTTCAGCCTGCTGCTGGTCAGGTTGTTTTAA
- a CDS encoding Sec-independent protein translocase subunit TatA/TatB encodes MIGSTELIAIIIAALFLFGPQKIPELARALGGAIGEFKKAQRAAELELNEFDPYTRKAANKAREKEENKEKKEAGPAEDGNEKKDSERNKKESKPNPLNALECRPSIPDLEETPENPNIGMK; translated from the coding sequence ATGATAGGTTCAACGGAACTGATTGCAATCATAATCGCTGCCCTCTTCCTCTTTGGGCCCCAGAAAATTCCGGAGCTTGCACGGGCTCTCGGAGGCGCAATAGGCGAGTTCAAAAAAGCACAGAGAGCCGCTGAGCTGGAGCTTAACGAGTTTGATCCTTATACCCGGAAGGCTGCAAATAAAGCCAGGGAAAAAGAGGAGAATAAGGAGAAAAAAGAGGCAGGTCCCGCAGAAGACGGGAACGAAAAAAAAGATAGTGAGAGAAACAAAAAGGAATCAAAACCCAATCCTCTTAATGCACTGGAATGCAGGCCCTCAATTCCTGACCTTGAAGAAACTCCTGAAAATCCGAATATCGGAATGAAATAA
- a CDS encoding twin-arginine translocase TatA/TatE family subunit — translation MIGTQELIMIFGVIVLLFGAAKLPELARSMGSSVGEFKKAQKESEKSLKEFEKSLTEPAPAKTKVQETAEKMGIDIRGKTDDQLLDEIQKSSEKPKEVSEP, via the coding sequence ATGATAGGCACACAAGAACTTATAATGATTTTTGGAGTAATCGTTTTACTTTTTGGGGCAGCCAAACTTCCTGAGCTTGCCAGGTCCATGGGGAGTTCAGTGGGAGAATTCAAAAAAGCCCAGAAAGAATCCGAAAAAAGCCTTAAAGAATTTGAAAAATCACTAACCGAACCCGCCCCGGCTAAAACCAAGGTTCAGGAAACAGCTGAAAAAATGGGAATCGACATAAGAGGCAAAACTGACGATCAGCTTCTTGATGAGATTCAGAAGTCTTCAGAGAAGCCAAAAGAGGTTTCAGAACCGTAA